A portion of the Pithys albifrons albifrons isolate INPA30051 chromosome 1, PitAlb_v1, whole genome shotgun sequence genome contains these proteins:
- the LCMT2 gene encoding tRNA wybutosine-synthesizing protein 4 isoform X2: protein MFRSAQDEPRGSWSRPGHWRQQRRQQVLGGSAGLHPGPVPAAPGGAAAPASAAHPPGLLRPCTCHGSLCPGLPAEDTKPPQDTGAITFSGEDYKLLGVDLSELSELERTLQEAGLDNEIPTLFIAEVVLTYMENSRSDALIQWAAERFPRACFLLYEQVHPEDPFGRVMQQHFRQLNSPLRSLAQYPDCEAQQRRFLGRGWTECNVMDMNDFFTCCISEDEQQRVRSLEPFDEYEEWHLKCSHYFVLTASKGMEPSWTPLLPSVTVPRHADPVGAAGSVPAARCAKLSGIPGLRRYGHHSVLIKPHVILITGGFGEEDGQHCRMRNFHVLSKSAGCWKADCVTKKNTDKRSGQRLYHTVSCLSDSLALVVGGRTSPSRAGLGMLWLKFSETYNASDPVDIAVEPVNLQPAAQAVTLRWRHSTTEVTFKGEQYLFVYGGCSALNPVLGDWYFLHTRELSNTVIAVDGPVPESRHSHSACSWEGGVLITGGLGAAEQPLGSVFLLRELQHGFQWQAVETHPPLVPRYSHTAHVHEGKLLLVGGVWFHTLSVPGITVIDLMTGLCLDYVINVEHLEWPLMLHNHSSVFLPDEEELLVIGGGGNCFSFGTHLNPEPVSLSLSNILTSL, encoded by the exons GTCCAGGGCACTGGCGGCAGCAGCGCCGTCAGCAAGTGCTCGGCGGCAGCGCGGGGCTACATCCAGGACcggttcctgcagctcctggcggggcggcggcgccggcGAGCGCCGCTCATCCACCG GGGTTACTACGTCCGTGCACGTGCCATGGATCACTGTGTCCAGGACTTCCTGCTGAAGACACAAAACCACCCCAGGACACAG GAGCCATTACCTTTTCTGGAGAGGATTATAAATTACTGGGAGTGGATTTATCAGAGCTGTCTGAACTGGAGAGAACCCTGCAGGAAGCAGGATTGGACAATGAAATCCCCACCCTTTTCATCGCAGAGGTCGTGCTCACCTATATGGAGAACAGCAG GTCAGATGCCTTGATTCAGTGGGCAGCAGAGCGTTTCCCTCGGGCCTGCTTCCTGCTGTATGAGCAGGTGCACCCAGAGGACCCCTTTGGACGCGTCATGCAGCAGCATTTCCGCCAGCTGAACTCTCCACTGCGCTCTCTGGCGCAGTACCCTGACTGTGAGGCACAGCAGAGGCGCTTTCTGGGAAGG GGCTGGACTGAGTGCAATGTCATGGATATGAATGattttttcacctgttgtattTCAGAAGATGAACAGCAAAGAGTGCGGTCTCTGGAGCCTTTTGATGAATATGAG GAATGGCATCTGAAATGTTCTCATTACTTTGTGTTGACTGCATCAAAGGGGATGGAACCTTCCTGGACTCCGTTGTTACCCAGTGTGACAG TTCCTCGTCATGCTGAccctgtgggagcagctgggagtgTCCCTGCAGCAAGGTGTGCAAAGCTCTCGGGAATTCCTGGCCTGAGACGTTATGGTCACCACTCTGTTCTTATAAAACCTCACGTGATTCTCATCACTGGAGGCTTTGGGGAGGAGGATGGACAGCACTGCCGCATGAGAAATTTCCATGTGCTGAGTAAGAGTGCAGGCTGCTGGAAAGCTGACTGTGtcacaaagaaaaatactgacaAAAGATCAG GTCAGCGGTTGTACCACACTGTGTCCTGTCTCTCGGACAGTCTGGCCCTGGTGGTAGGAGGACGAACATCCCCATCAAGAGCAGGCTTGGGAATGTTGTGGCTAAAGTTCTCTGAAACATATAATGCTTCAGACCCAGTTGACATTGCAGTGGAGCCTGTAAATCTGCAGCCTGCTGCTCAAGCAGTAACTTTGCGTTGGAGACATAGCACAACTGAAGTGACATTCAAAG GTGAGCAGTACCTGTTTGTGTATggtggctgctctgctctgaatCCTGTGCTTGGGGATTGGTATTTCTTGCACACTCGAGAACTGTCCAACACTGTG ATTGCTGTTGATGGTCCAGTCCCAGAAAGCCGCCATTCTCACAGTGcctgcagctgggaaggaggagtGCTGATCacaggagggctgggagcagctgagcagcccttgggttcagttttccttctgagggAGCTTCAACATGGCTTTCAGTGGCAGGCAGTAGAGACACACCCTCCTCTGGTTCCAAG GTATTCACATACTGCACACGTGCATGAAGGAAAGCTTCTGCTTGTTGGTGGAGTGTGGTTTCACACCTTGTCTGTGCCAGGCATCACTGTCATTGACTTAATGACTGGTCTCTGCTTGGACTATGTAATTAATGTG gagCACCTGGAGTGGCCATTAATGCTACATAATCATAGTAGTGTCTTTCTGCCAGATGAGGAGGAGTTGTTGGTTATTGGCGGTGGTGGAAACTGCTTCTCCTTTGGGACACACCTGAACCCAGAGCCTGTCTCCCTGAGCCTCAGCAACATCCTGACCAGTCTCTGA
- the LCMT2 gene encoding tRNA wybutosine-synthesizing protein 4 isoform X1, producing the protein MSRGDRGAVQGTGGSSAVSKCSAAARGYIQDRFLQLLAGRRRRRAPLIHRGYYVRARAMDHCVQDFLLKTQNHPRTQILSLGAGFDSLYFRLKDMGLLHHTVVYEVDFPNVVGQKAALIKRIKDLSALVGDTAGEGLGAITFSGEDYKLLGVDLSELSELERTLQEAGLDNEIPTLFIAEVVLTYMENSRSDALIQWAAERFPRACFLLYEQVHPEDPFGRVMQQHFRQLNSPLRSLAQYPDCEAQQRRFLGRGWTECNVMDMNDFFTCCISEDEQQRVRSLEPFDEYEEWHLKCSHYFVLTASKGMEPSWTPLLPSVTVPRHADPVGAAGSVPAARCAKLSGIPGLRRYGHHSVLIKPHVILITGGFGEEDGQHCRMRNFHVLSKSAGCWKADCVTKKNTDKRSGQRLYHTVSCLSDSLALVVGGRTSPSRAGLGMLWLKFSETYNASDPVDIAVEPVNLQPAAQAVTLRWRHSTTEVTFKGEQYLFVYGGCSALNPVLGDWYFLHTRELSNTVIAVDGPVPESRHSHSACSWEGGVLITGGLGAAEQPLGSVFLLRELQHGFQWQAVETHPPLVPRYSHTAHVHEGKLLLVGGVWFHTLSVPGITVIDLMTGLCLDYVINVEHLEWPLMLHNHSSVFLPDEEELLVIGGGGNCFSFGTHLNPEPVSLSLSNILTSL; encoded by the exons GTCCAGGGCACTGGCGGCAGCAGCGCCGTCAGCAAGTGCTCGGCGGCAGCGCGGGGCTACATCCAGGACcggttcctgcagctcctggcggggcggcggcgccggcGAGCGCCGCTCATCCACCG GGGTTACTACGTCCGTGCACGTGCCATGGATCACTGTGTCCAGGACTTCCTGCTGAAGACACAAAACCACCCCAGGACACAG ATTCTGTCTTTAGGTGCTGGCTTTGATTCCTTATACTTCCGTTTGAAGGACATGGGTCTTCTGCATCACACTGTGGTATATGAGGTGGATTTCCCAAATGTGGTGGGCCAAAAAGCTGCTCTGatcaaaagaataaaagactTGTCAGCACTGGTGGGAGACACTGCAGGGGAAGGATTAG GAGCCATTACCTTTTCTGGAGAGGATTATAAATTACTGGGAGTGGATTTATCAGAGCTGTCTGAACTGGAGAGAACCCTGCAGGAAGCAGGATTGGACAATGAAATCCCCACCCTTTTCATCGCAGAGGTCGTGCTCACCTATATGGAGAACAGCAG GTCAGATGCCTTGATTCAGTGGGCAGCAGAGCGTTTCCCTCGGGCCTGCTTCCTGCTGTATGAGCAGGTGCACCCAGAGGACCCCTTTGGACGCGTCATGCAGCAGCATTTCCGCCAGCTGAACTCTCCACTGCGCTCTCTGGCGCAGTACCCTGACTGTGAGGCACAGCAGAGGCGCTTTCTGGGAAGG GGCTGGACTGAGTGCAATGTCATGGATATGAATGattttttcacctgttgtattTCAGAAGATGAACAGCAAAGAGTGCGGTCTCTGGAGCCTTTTGATGAATATGAG GAATGGCATCTGAAATGTTCTCATTACTTTGTGTTGACTGCATCAAAGGGGATGGAACCTTCCTGGACTCCGTTGTTACCCAGTGTGACAG TTCCTCGTCATGCTGAccctgtgggagcagctgggagtgTCCCTGCAGCAAGGTGTGCAAAGCTCTCGGGAATTCCTGGCCTGAGACGTTATGGTCACCACTCTGTTCTTATAAAACCTCACGTGATTCTCATCACTGGAGGCTTTGGGGAGGAGGATGGACAGCACTGCCGCATGAGAAATTTCCATGTGCTGAGTAAGAGTGCAGGCTGCTGGAAAGCTGACTGTGtcacaaagaaaaatactgacaAAAGATCAG GTCAGCGGTTGTACCACACTGTGTCCTGTCTCTCGGACAGTCTGGCCCTGGTGGTAGGAGGACGAACATCCCCATCAAGAGCAGGCTTGGGAATGTTGTGGCTAAAGTTCTCTGAAACATATAATGCTTCAGACCCAGTTGACATTGCAGTGGAGCCTGTAAATCTGCAGCCTGCTGCTCAAGCAGTAACTTTGCGTTGGAGACATAGCACAACTGAAGTGACATTCAAAG GTGAGCAGTACCTGTTTGTGTATggtggctgctctgctctgaatCCTGTGCTTGGGGATTGGTATTTCTTGCACACTCGAGAACTGTCCAACACTGTG ATTGCTGTTGATGGTCCAGTCCCAGAAAGCCGCCATTCTCACAGTGcctgcagctgggaaggaggagtGCTGATCacaggagggctgggagcagctgagcagcccttgggttcagttttccttctgagggAGCTTCAACATGGCTTTCAGTGGCAGGCAGTAGAGACACACCCTCCTCTGGTTCCAAG GTATTCACATACTGCACACGTGCATGAAGGAAAGCTTCTGCTTGTTGGTGGAGTGTGGTTTCACACCTTGTCTGTGCCAGGCATCACTGTCATTGACTTAATGACTGGTCTCTGCTTGGACTATGTAATTAATGTG gagCACCTGGAGTGGCCATTAATGCTACATAATCATAGTAGTGTCTTTCTGCCAGATGAGGAGGAGTTGTTGGTTATTGGCGGTGGTGGAAACTGCTTCTCCTTTGGGACACACCTGAACCCAGAGCCTGTCTCCCTGAGCCTCAGCAACATCCTGACCAGTCTCTGA
- the LOC139677784 gene encoding PAX3- and PAX7-binding protein 1-like isoform X1 gives MPCGTLAGNIPVSLLVCITQLPGGEQGKSRHCCSPVSWPMFVLQPACCAYMSCHQDKQFRASVEILKQCCGLNPLLFYGCEEQEQVKDDADISLLPTIVERVVLPKLTVISENIWDPFSTTQTCRVVAIVQKPVGGYPSVVNAENKNTQMLLKALLLRMRRTLDADVFMPFYPKNILENKNSGPYLFFQRQFWSSGKLLGNFLQWYGILSNQTLQELSIDGLLNRHILMAFQNSEYGEDSMKKAQSWFSNLRGDKTISQLENSCRYLALLADTIYRHSIGCSDVEKRNAREHIQQVIKLLASTRALDHAVTVANDHKVKEVKILIEGKETFPTTHFEL, from the exons ATGCCCTGTGGAACTCTGGCTGGCAATATCCCAGTCTCCCTCCTAGTCTGCATTACCCAGTTACCAGGTGGGGAGCAAGGGAAAAGCAGACATTGCTGCAGCCCAGTATCCTGGCCCATGTTCGTTCTGCAGCCTGCATGTTGTGCTTACATGAGCTGCCACCAGGACAAACAGTTCAG GGCAAGTGTCGAGATTTTGAAACAATGTTGTGGTTTGAATCCTTTGCTGTTTTACGGCTGTGAAGAGCAGGAGCAAGTGAAAGATGATGCTGATATTTCACTGTTGCCTACCATTGTAGAGCGAGTTGTTCTTCCTAAATTAACAG tgatttcagaaaatatctggGATCCTTTTTCTACCACACAGACATGTAGAGTGGTGGCAATTGTACAGAAACCAGTAGGTGGATACCCCTCAGTGgtgaatgcagaaaacaaaaacacacaa ATGCTTTTGAAGGCATTATTGCTAAGAATGAGGAGAACACTAGATGCTGATGTATTCATGCCCTTCTATCCAAAAAA CATCTTAGAAAACAAGAACTCGGGTCcatatttgtttttccaacGTCAGTTTTGGTCCTCTGGTAAG TTATTAGGAAACTTTCTCCAGTGGTATGGGATCCTTTCAAATCAAACTCTCCAGGAGCTGTCCATAGACGGGCTGCTGAACAGGCACATTCTTATGGCTTTTCAAAACTCAGAGTATGGAGAGGACAGCATGAAGAAGGCTCAAAGT TGGTTCAGTAATCTAAGAGGAGACAAGACTATTTCCCAGCTAGAAAACTCCTGTAGATACCTTGCTCTCCTGGCTGATACAATTTACAGACACAGCATTGGTTGCTCTGATGTAGAGAAGAGAAATGCAAG GGAGCACATCCAGCAGGTCATAAAGCTCCTGGCGAGTACCCGAGCCCTGGATCACGCCGTGACAGTTGCAAATGATCACAAGGTGAAAGAGGTAAAGATTTTAATAGAGGGAAAAGAGACTTTTCCCACAACTCATTTTGAGCtttaa
- the LOC139677784 gene encoding PAX3- and PAX7-binding protein 1-like isoform X3, whose amino-acid sequence MPCGTLAGNIPVSLLVCITQLPGGEQGKSRHCCSPVSWPMFVLQPACCAYMSCHQDKQFRASVEILKQCCGLNPLLFYGCEEQEQVKDDADISLLPTIVERVVLPKLTVISENIWDPFSTTQTCRVVAIVQKPVGGYPSVVNAENKNTQMLLKALLLRMRRTLDADVFMPFYPKNILENKNSGPYLFFQRQFWSSGKLLGNFLQWYGILSNQTLQELSIDGLLNRHILMAFQNSEYGEDSMKKAQSGAHPAGHKAPGEYPSPGSRRDSCK is encoded by the exons ATGCCCTGTGGAACTCTGGCTGGCAATATCCCAGTCTCCCTCCTAGTCTGCATTACCCAGTTACCAGGTGGGGAGCAAGGGAAAAGCAGACATTGCTGCAGCCCAGTATCCTGGCCCATGTTCGTTCTGCAGCCTGCATGTTGTGCTTACATGAGCTGCCACCAGGACAAACAGTTCAG GGCAAGTGTCGAGATTTTGAAACAATGTTGTGGTTTGAATCCTTTGCTGTTTTACGGCTGTGAAGAGCAGGAGCAAGTGAAAGATGATGCTGATATTTCACTGTTGCCTACCATTGTAGAGCGAGTTGTTCTTCCTAAATTAACAG tgatttcagaaaatatctggGATCCTTTTTCTACCACACAGACATGTAGAGTGGTGGCAATTGTACAGAAACCAGTAGGTGGATACCCCTCAGTGgtgaatgcagaaaacaaaaacacacaa ATGCTTTTGAAGGCATTATTGCTAAGAATGAGGAGAACACTAGATGCTGATGTATTCATGCCCTTCTATCCAAAAAA CATCTTAGAAAACAAGAACTCGGGTCcatatttgtttttccaacGTCAGTTTTGGTCCTCTGGTAAG TTATTAGGAAACTTTCTCCAGTGGTATGGGATCCTTTCAAATCAAACTCTCCAGGAGCTGTCCATAGACGGGCTGCTGAACAGGCACATTCTTATGGCTTTTCAAAACTCAGAGTATGGAGAGGACAGCATGAAGAAGGCTCAAAGT GGAGCACATCCAGCAGGTCATAAAGCTCCTGGCGAGTACCCGAGCCCTGGATCACGCCGTGACAGTTGCAAATGA
- the LOC139677784 gene encoding PAX3- and PAX7-binding protein 1-like isoform X2 produces MLCLHELPPGQTVQVSNSNSLIRASVEILKQCCGLNPLLFYGCEEQEQVKDDADISLLPTIVERVVLPKLTVISENIWDPFSTTQTCRVVAIVQKPVGGYPSVVNAENKNTQMLLKALLLRMRRTLDADVFMPFYPKNILENKNSGPYLFFQRQFWSSGKLLGNFLQWYGILSNQTLQELSIDGLLNRHILMAFQNSEYGEDSMKKAQSWFSNLRGDKTISQLENSCRYLALLADTIYRHSIGCSDVEKRNAREHIQQVIKLLASTRALDHAVTVANDHKVKEVKILIEGKETFPTTHFEL; encoded by the exons ATGTTGTGCTTACATGAGCTGCCACCAGGACAAACAGTTCAG GTATCGAACTCAAATTCTCTTATTAGGGCAAGTGTCGAGATTTTGAAACAATGTTGTGGTTTGAATCCTTTGCTGTTTTACGGCTGTGAAGAGCAGGAGCAAGTGAAAGATGATGCTGATATTTCACTGTTGCCTACCATTGTAGAGCGAGTTGTTCTTCCTAAATTAACAG tgatttcagaaaatatctggGATCCTTTTTCTACCACACAGACATGTAGAGTGGTGGCAATTGTACAGAAACCAGTAGGTGGATACCCCTCAGTGgtgaatgcagaaaacaaaaacacacaa ATGCTTTTGAAGGCATTATTGCTAAGAATGAGGAGAACACTAGATGCTGATGTATTCATGCCCTTCTATCCAAAAAA CATCTTAGAAAACAAGAACTCGGGTCcatatttgtttttccaacGTCAGTTTTGGTCCTCTGGTAAG TTATTAGGAAACTTTCTCCAGTGGTATGGGATCCTTTCAAATCAAACTCTCCAGGAGCTGTCCATAGACGGGCTGCTGAACAGGCACATTCTTATGGCTTTTCAAAACTCAGAGTATGGAGAGGACAGCATGAAGAAGGCTCAAAGT TGGTTCAGTAATCTAAGAGGAGACAAGACTATTTCCCAGCTAGAAAACTCCTGTAGATACCTTGCTCTCCTGGCTGATACAATTTACAGACACAGCATTGGTTGCTCTGATGTAGAGAAGAGAAATGCAAG GGAGCACATCCAGCAGGTCATAAAGCTCCTGGCGAGTACCCGAGCCCTGGATCACGCCGTGACAGTTGCAAATGATCACAAGGTGAAAGAGGTAAAGATTTTAATAGAGGGAAAAGAGACTTTTCCCACAACTCATTTTGAGCtttaa